Proteins from a single region of Apium graveolens cultivar Ventura chromosome 7, ASM990537v1, whole genome shotgun sequence:
- the LOC141671790 gene encoding alpha-galactosidase-like, with protein MEFYYRISCNSLAVFLVNVVCFCLVFSSDHGSGAAAKGIKVERTSDDRVNGFVLDSLQEIRTKLVKNGIGLTPQMGWNSWNHFQCNINEQMIRETADAMVSTGLAAAGYKYVNLDDCWAELNRDSHGNMVPRRSTFPSGIKALADYVHSKGLKLGIYSDAGVRTCSNTMPGSLGHEEQDAKTFASWGIDYLKYDNCFNNNVTARHRYPVMSKALLNSGRPIFFSLCEWGQENVATWGPGIANSWRTTGDIVDNWNSMTTLADQNDQWASYAGPGGWNDPDMLEVGNGGMSVEEYRSHFSIWALAKAPLLVGCDVRAMSNATRNILGNKEVIAVNQDKLGVQGKKVKSNANLEIWAGKLSKNRIAVVLWNRGNSTAWITAYWSEIGLAPFTIVSARDLWSHRTYKSVKGKIYGKVKSHDCKMYVLTPQ; from the exons ATGGAGTTTTATTATAGAATCTCATGCAATTCATTAGCTGTGTTTCTGGTCAATGTAGTGTGTTTTTGCTTGGTGTTTAGTAGTGATCATGGCAGTGGAGCTGCAGCTAAGGGGATCAAGGTGGAGAGGACGAGTGATGATCGTGTAAACGGTTTCGTTCTCGATAGTCTGCAGGAGATCAGAACGAAGCTTGTCAAAAATGGCATCGGCTTAACACCTCAGATGGG ATGGAATAGCTGGAACCACTTTCAGTGCAATATCAATGAACAAATGATCCGAGAGACAG CTGATGCAATGGTATCAACTGGACTTGCTGCAGCAGGGTACAAATATGTAAATTTAG ATGATTGCTGGGCTGAGCTTAACAGAGATTCCCAT GGAAATATGGTGCCTAGACGCTCAACGTTTCCATCTGGAATCAAAGCACTTGCAGATTATGTTCATAGCAAAGGCCTGAAACTGGGAATTTACTCCGATGCTGG AGTCCGAACGTGCAGTAATACAATGCCAGGATCATTAGGACATGAAGAACAAGATGCCAAGACTTTTGCTTCTTgg GGAATTGATTACCTGAAGTATGATAATTGCTTCAACAACAATGTTACTGCTCGACACAG ATATCCAGTAATGTCCAAAGCATTGCTAAACAGCGGACGCCCTATCTTCTTCTCGCTATGTGAATG GGGACAAGAAAATGTAGCTACTTGGGGACCTGGTATTGCAAACAGTTGGAGAACCACCGGAGATATCGTCGATAACTGGAACAGCATGACCACGTTAGCTGATCAAAATGACCAGTGGGCATCCTATGCAGGCCCGGGCGGATGGAATG ATCCTGACATGTTAGAGGTTGGAAATGGTGGAATGTCAGTAGAGGAATATCGTTCACATTTTAGCATATGGGCATTAGCTAAG GCACCTCTGCTAGTTGGCTGTGACGTTCGTGCAATGAGCAATGCAACGCGTAACATACTTGGCAATAAAGAAGTTATTGCTGTTAATCAAG ACAAACTCGGGGTTCAGGGGAAAAAAGTAAAATCAAATGCAAATTTAGAG ATTTGGGCAGGCAAACTATCGAAAAACAGAATTGCAGTGGTACTCTGGAACCGAGGAAATTCAACAGCCTGGATAACTGCTTACTGGTCTGAAATAGGCCTTGCTCCATTCACAATAGTTAGTGCACGCGACTTGTGGTCG CACCGGACGTATAAGTCTGTGAAGGGTAAGATATACGGGAAGGTGAAATCGCATGATTGCAAAATGTATGTTCTTACTCCACAATGA
- the LOC141675212 gene encoding putative aquaporin TIP3-2 — MPRRYEFGRTDDATHPQTMRATLAEFLSTFVYVFAAEGSLLALDKMYSVRTLGASSLLLIALANAFSFFAAVSSALNISGGHINPAITLGALVGGRLSLVRAIYYWLGQLLGAVIASLLLRFATDGMRPVGFQVASGLGTWHALLMEVILTYAVMHAYYSTALDPKRGQIGTIAPLVVALMVGASVLVGGPFSGAAMNPARAFGPALVGWRWRNHWVYWLGPFVGAALSGVVYEFGIIEPDPAPARHPTHQPLAPEDY; from the exons ATGCCTAGAAGATATGAGTTTGGGAGGACAGATGATGCCACTCATCCACAGACCATGAGAGCTACCTTGGCTGAGTTTCTCTCCACTTTTGTTTATGTTTTTGCTGCAGAAGGCTCTCTTCTTGCTCTTG ATAAGATGTATAGTGTGAGAACACTAGGAGCATCAAGCCTACTGTTGATTGCACTTGCGAATGCCTTCTCGTTTTTCGCGGCGGTGTCATCGGCTTTGAATATCTCCGGTGGCCATATCAATCCGGCCATCACTCTGGGTGCACTTGTTGGTGGTAGACTTTCTCTAGTTCGTGCCATTTACTATTGGCTCGGGCAGTTGTTGGGTGCTGTTATTGCCTCGCTTTTGTTGAGGTTCGCTACTGATGGCATG AGACCAGTAGGATTTCAAGTGGCATCAGGCTTAGGAACCTGGCATGCATTGCTAATGGAGGTGATACTAACTTACGCGGTGATGCACGCATACTACTCAACAGCCCTTGATCCAAAACGAGGACAAATCGGAACAATTGCGCCTCTAGTTGTTGCACTCATGGTTGGTGCAAGTGTACTAGTTGGAGGGCCATTTTCCGGGGCTGCGATGAATCCGGCCAGAGCATTTGGACCGGCTTTGGTAGGCTGGAGGTGGAGGAACCATTGGGTATATTGGCTTGGTCCTTTCGTCGGTGCTGCATTGTCCGGTGTGGTTTACGAGTTTGGAATTATCGAGCCGGATCCCGCTCCGGCTCGTCATCCGACTCATCAGCCATTGGCTCCGGAGGATTACTGA
- the LOC141672881 gene encoding abietadienol/abietadienal oxidase produces MAEIISIFWFLMIPTFIFLVFFTKFLKHTKKDSEKVTDSKFPPGGPGLPIIGDSINWYNAVSSSHPPSFVKEQVKRYGKIFSCNLLGKRAVVSADSSFNRFIMQNEGKLFQSSYPKSFRNLVGINGVINAQGEQQKKLHSIASNMMRLDKFSFHFMKDIQVVLHQTVKNFDNNEVIILQDVCRKVAINLMVNQLLGVSSESEVDEMAHLFSDFVDGCLSVPINFPGFAFHTAMKAREKIIDKIDKIVKKHREERKSGDDQLVGNGLLGRLVDQESLADDTMADFVINLLFAGNETTAKTMLFAVYFLTHCPEAMKQLLEEQHRLKSQKNSSDGEDEMLTWQDYKAMPFTQCVIDETLRLGGIAIWLMREAKQDIEYQDYVIPKGCFVVPFLSAVHLDENIYEESLLFNPWRWMEPQNLEKRNWRSSPFYTPFGGGARFCPGAELARLQIALFLHHFVTTYRWTQMKEDRMSFFPSARLVNGFHIQLTR; encoded by the exons ATGGCAGAGATAATTTCAATTTTTTGGTTTCTAATGATCCCAACGTTTATCTTCCTCGTTTTCTTTACGAAGTTCTTGAAGCATACCAAAAAAGATTCCGAAAAAGTCACTGATAGTAAATTTCCTCCAGGAGGTCCAGGTTTGCCCATAATAGGTGATAGCATTAACTGGTACAATGCTGTTTCAAGTTCTCATCCTCCTAGCTTTGTCAAAGAGCAAGTTAAAAG GTACGGGAAGATATTTTCGTGTAATTTACTTGGTAAAAGGGCAGTTGTGTCAGCGGATTCGAGTTTCAATAGATTCATAATGCAAAATGAAGGGAAACTATTTCAATCAAGTTATCCGAAATCATTTCGAAACCTAGTTGGAATAAATGGAGTGATCAATGCACAGGGAGAGCAGCAAAAGAAACTACATTCCATTGCTTCGAATATGATGAGACTCGACAAGTTTAGCTTTCATTTTATGAAAGATATTCAAGTGGTTTTGCATCAAACAGTTAAAAATTTCGACAACAATGAAGTTATAATTCTTCAAGATGTTTGCAGAAAG GTAGCTATTAATCTAATGGTGAATCAACTGCTGGGAGTTTCGAGTGAGTCAGAAGTCGATGAAATGGCTCATTTGTTTTCTGATTTCGTGGATGGCTGCCTCTCTGTTCCTATCAACTTCCCGGGATTCGCGTTTCATACTGCTATGAAG GCGAGGGAGAAGATTATAGATAAAATCGACAAGATTGTCAAAAAGCATAGGGAAGAAAGAAAATCCGGTGATGATCAATTAGTCGGAAATGGATTGCTAGGAAGACTAGTAGATCAAGAAAGTTTAGCTGACGATACAATGGCAGATTTTGTGATAAATCTGCTGTTTGCTGGGAATGAGACTACAGCTAAAACCATGCTTTTTGCTGTCTATTTCCTCACTCACTGCCCTGAAGCCATGAAGCAGCTACTG GAAGAGCAACATAGACTGAAGAGTCAAAAGAACAgttctgatggtgaagatgagaTGCTCACTTGGCAAGACTATAAAGCAATGCCTTTCACTCAATGT GTGATTGATGAAACACTCAGACTGGGAGGCATTGCAATTTGGCTAATGAGAGAGGCAAAACAAGACATTGAATATCAAG ATTATGTTATTCCCAAAGGATGTTTCGTAGTCCCGTTTCTTTCAGCAGTACATCTGGATGAGAATATATACGAAGAGTCTCTGTTGTTCAACCCTTGGAGATGGATGGAACCTCAGAATTTG GAGAAGAGGAACTGGAGAAGTAGTCCATTCTATACACCTTTTGGAGGAGGTGCAAGGTTCTGTCCAGGAGCAGAGTTGGCTCGCCTTCAAATTGCGCTATTTTTACACCATTTTGTAACTACCTACAG GTGGACTCAAATGAAGGAGGATAGGATGTCATTTTTTCCTTCAGCAAGATTAGTGAACGGATTTCATATCCAGCTGACTAGATGA